A window of Pseudodesulfovibrio sp. S3 genomic DNA:
TGAGAGAGAATATATATGCGAAATATTTCTCGGAGTCTTCTAAAAGGTCAATTGTTGCCAGCCGGTCTTGAGCATCTTGGTGAAGGGGTCACCCACATAGACAACTTCAGTACCCAAGGCCTCGAGTGTATCGGCCACCCCGTAGTTTTCGGCACAGGAGCGGCAGGTCCAGACCTCCACGCCGTCGGCCATCATTTCCCGCAGCCGGTTCTGGATATGCGTATTCTCCGAGGCGAGCTTGGCGGACGGTCCCCATATGATGAGCCGGACCTGCTTCCACCACTGTTTTTTCAGGGAGTTGTGCGCGTACATGAAGGCCAGGTTGTCGGCCACTTCCGGGTCGGAGGAACTCCAGACGATGCAGAGTGAATCATGGGCGGGCATTTCGTTCATGGCTTTCTCGGTTTGGTTTTTTTCAAGGATGGAGATGCCGTGTTCGGCATATGTATTCATAGTCAATCATGGCTGACCGGGCAAGGTCCATAAGCCGGTATCGGAAATACGGAATGGGGTATCCGGCAAAGTTATTGGACCCTGGTGAAGGCATGGCGGTACGAATACAAAAAAGACCGGAGGTTTCCAATGAGTTCAGCATTGCTTTTGATCGATATACAGAATGATTATTTCCCTGGCGGCCGCATGGAATTGGAGGGAAGCGTGGAGGCGGCGGAAAAGGCGGCGGTTGTCCTGACCCAGTTCCGGGATCGCGGCCTTCCCGTGTTTCATGTCCGGCACGAGTCCCTGCAGAAAGGAGCAACGTTTTTCCTGCCCGGAACGGATGGGGCGGATATCCATTCCATTGTGTTTCCACTGGCAGGAGAAGTTGTCATAACAAAACATTATCCCAACAGTTTTCGTGAAACCGACCTGCTTGCCAGGCTTGAGGCCGCCGGGATCACCCGGTTGGTGGTGGCGGGAATGATGACGCACATGTGTGTGGACGCCGGAGTGCGAGCCGCAACGGACTATGGTTTTGCCTGTGCCGTTCTTTCGGATGCCACGGCCACCCGTGCCCTGGAGTTCCACGGTCAGGTTCTTTCGGCGGCCCAGGTTCACGGGTCTTTTCTCGCCGCCCTTGGCATGGCCTATGCCAAGGTTATTCCAAGCGCCGACGTGTCCTCCTGGCTGCAAGCCGGGTCCTTGAGGCAGGTACGGGGCTAGGTTAGCAACATCCTGTACTGACTTTCTTTTCTGTGAGCTTGTGGAGCCAGAGGGAGATGATGTAGGAAGCGCAGCCCACGCCGGGTGTGACGGTGATGGCCGCTGTCGGACAGTTTTGGGCGCAGGCTCCGCACTCCATGCAGGCGTTGAAGTCGACGACGTCCGCTTTCTTGTCCTGTGTTGTCAGTACGCGATGCGGACAGACCGTGACGCACAGCCCGCAGCCGATGCATTTCCCGGTATCAATTTTTAAGGTGGAGATGTCGTCAATATATCTGAATTCTTTCATGATTTTCTCCTCATCCTGCAAAAGGGGCAATCAACCAGCAGAGACTGCCGATGATTGCGGTTACGGCCTGGACCGGGATACCCCGGCGCATTTCCGCTTCCACGCCCGAAGGTGAGGTATACGGTGTCGAACCGGTGAAATTCATGGCCATGTACGAGGATATGGCCGTGGTCCAGAGAATGAGTGCGGTTGACTCCAGCCCGTCCAGTGAGCCGGAAAAGAGCAGGGCTGCGCATGTTCCGGCGAACACGCCGGTGAGCATGCCCTTTGGCCAGAATTGACGCCAGGGCAGCCGGTTCAGCAGAAGCGGCACCATCGCGCTTCCGGCCAGGATGCCGAAAGCCGTTCCGGTTGCTGCTGCCAGACCGCGGTGCCAGGCCCCTGCAAGCGAGAAGACGTCCGGTCCGATGCCGGACAGGACAAAGACCGCCAGCAGGGTCCAGGCCAGGGGCTTGCCAAGCAGAATGATCTCCACCGGGATGAGTTCGGTCCGTTCCCTGAGGGAGAATGTGACCGTGCGCATGTCGTTGTCGGCGTTGTTGCCAGCCCTGAGGAAAGCGGGAATGTCCCCGGCGCGGATCGGACCCCAGATTACGTTGAATCCGCATCCTTTTTTCACCTTGCGGGCGGCCACGCCCGTGGCACCGAGTTGGGGCAGGATGAGTGTGCGGTGGGTGACTACCTCATGCAGCCGGGCAGCGGTGACGCTCAGGATGATTTCGTGGGTGGCGAACAGGTTCTTGCCCGCCGCACACCAGACATTGATGCCGCGTGTGTCGACCACCAGCAGCCATGCGTCGACGGCGGAAAGTTCGGTGCGGACCGCGTCAAAGGTCAGCTTGTAGTTGGCCGTGACCAGAACCGGCGAGTCCTGGGTCGGATTTCCTACACAGTAGAGTCCGGGCACGACCTTGTAGTTGTGCCGGGTGAGGCCCAACCTGGCCAGGACAGTGCCTGCCCTGTCGCTGGCGAGTGGTCTGGTGCGCACGCGGGGAACAAGGCCCGCAGGTGTGTCAATGAACCCGTCCACGTAAGGTTCAAGGGTGTACCCCGGTTTTTCGAAGACCCCTGCACGGGGGTCCGGCCTGGGGCCTCAACAGGGCGTGTCTTCCTGGGACGGGTCGGGCGGATACGCTGGGGCCATCATGTCGAGTGGTTCCAGTTCGATCTTGGGAAGAAGTCTGTCGTCGGGTCCATTCATGTGACGCTCCTGTGCGGATTCATGGGCCAGGCGGTCTTTGGTCAGACCGGGTTTTTACAGGCTGCGATCCGTCTTTGCTTTCGGATGCTTCGGATGGATTCAAAAGTATATACGGCCAAACCGGACCAGATCAGTGCAAAGGTGACCAGGTGGCTGGTGGTGAACGGCTCCTTGTAGACGATGATGCCGAGCATGAAGGCGATGGTCGGGGCGAGATATTGGAGCAGTCCCAGGGAGGTCAGCTGCAACCGGCGGGCGCCGAAGGCGAAGCCGATAAGGGGGGTGGCCGTGACGGCTCCCGCCCCGATCAGGAGCAGGTCGATGGAAGGGCTTTGGGTAAACAGGGCGGAAGCGCCGTCCATCTGGAGCTTGACGATATAGGCCAGGGCAAAGGGGCCGAGGACCAGGGTTTCCAGGAACAGGCCGGGCAGGGATTCCACGGACGCGATCTTTCTGAGCAATCCGTAAAAGGCAAAGGAAACGGCCAGGGTCAGGGATATCCACGGCAGCTCGCCGTGGCTGATTATCGAGTTGGCAACCCCCAATGCGGCCAGGCCGATGGCGATCAATTGCAGTGGCTTGAGCCGTTCGCGGAAGAAAATGAAGCCGAGCAGGACGTTGACCAGCGGGTTGATGTAATAGCCCAGGCTCGTCTCAAGGACATGGTTGGTGTTTACGGCCCAGATGTACAGGAGCCAGTTGCCGCCGATCATCAGGCTGCTCAGGGTCAGGATGGTCAGATCCTTCGGCGACTTGAGCGGGGCGAAGACGGTGCTCCAGCCCTTCATTACGGTCAGGACCAGGCTGATGAAGACCAGTGACCAGACTATGCGGTGGCAGAGGATTTCGAACGGATCAACGGTGATGAGCGATTTCCAGTAAATGGGCAACAGCCCCCACAGCAGGAAAGCGCCCAGGGCGGCGATGAAACCGTATGTTTTTTGTTTGGGATCGAGTTCGTGCATATTGGTCACTCCGGAGCGGGACGATACTCCTGGCTCTGGTCAAGGTAAAGTCGGATTTGTCGAACGGGGAGATCAGCTTCGACACATCCTTCCGGCCAGTTCTCCGAGTATGGTGACGCCCTGCTCCACATCACGGGTCCAGGGGAAACCGCAGCTTATGCGGATATAGTTGGTGAAT
This region includes:
- a CDS encoding DsrE family protein, which gives rise to MNTYAEHGISILEKNQTEKAMNEMPAHDSLCIVWSSSDPEVADNLAFMYAHNSLKKQWWKQVRLIIWGPSAKLASENTHIQNRLREMMADGVEVWTCRSCAENYGVADTLEALGTEVVYVGDPFTKMLKTGWQQLTF
- a CDS encoding cysteine hydrolase family protein; translation: MSSALLLIDIQNDYFPGGRMELEGSVEAAEKAAVVLTQFRDRGLPVFHVRHESLQKGATFFLPGTDGADIHSIVFPLAGEVVITKHYPNSFRETDLLARLEAAGITRLVVAGMMTHMCVDAGVRAATDYGFACAVLSDATATRALEFHGQVLSAAQVHGSFLAALGMAYAKVIPSADVSSWLQAGSLRQVRG
- the hgcB gene encoding mercury methylation ferredoxin HgcB, translating into MKEFRYIDDISTLKIDTGKCIGCGLCVTVCPHRVLTTQDKKADVVDFNACMECGACAQNCPTAAITVTPGVGCASYIISLWLHKLTEKKVSTGCC
- the hgcA gene encoding mercury methylation corrinoid protein HgcA, which gives rise to MNGPDDRLLPKIELEPLDMMAPAYPPDPSQEDTPCUGPRPDPRAGVFEKPGYTLEPYVDGFIDTPAGLVPRVRTRPLASDRAGTVLARLGLTRHNYKVVPGLYCVGNPTQDSPVLVTANYKLTFDAVRTELSAVDAWLLVVDTRGINVWCAAGKNLFATHEIILSVTAARLHEVVTHRTLILPQLGATGVAARKVKKGCGFNVIWGPIRAGDIPAFLRAGNNADNDMRTVTFSLRERTELIPVEIILLGKPLAWTLLAVFVLSGIGPDVFSLAGAWHRGLAAATGTAFGILAGSAMVPLLLNRLPWRQFWPKGMLTGVFAGTCAALLFSGSLDGLESTALILWTTAISSYMAMNFTGSTPYTSPSGVEAEMRRGIPVQAVTAIIGSLCWLIAPFAG
- the rarD gene encoding EamA family transporter RarD, which produces MHELDPKQKTYGFIAALGAFLLWGLLPIYWKSLITVDPFEILCHRIVWSLVFISLVLTVMKGWSTVFAPLKSPKDLTILTLSSLMIGGNWLLYIWAVNTNHVLETSLGYYINPLVNVLLGFIFFRERLKPLQLIAIGLAALGVANSIISHGELPWISLTLAVSFAFYGLLRKIASVESLPGLFLETLVLGPFALAYIVKLQMDGASALFTQSPSIDLLLIGAGAVTATPLIGFAFGARRLQLTSLGLLQYLAPTIAFMLGIIVYKEPFTTSHLVTFALIWSGLAVYTFESIRSIRKQRRIAACKNPV